From Schistocerca cancellata isolate TAMUIC-IGC-003103 chromosome 10, iqSchCanc2.1, whole genome shotgun sequence:
CTCCTGAGACATATGCGAGTAGGAATGTCTCGTTTTCATAGGAGTAGGGTGATTTGAGTCCCGATAAGAGAATGGTTTTCTATGCTGCTTACAGCTTGATTCCGTGAAAAATTAGAGCGCAAGGTAGTCAGATGGTAGGCACAAGTTCGTAATATGGAAACACAATTCTACGAATTTCACCCGGGTCTGTTCACCCGCTGTATTGCAGCCGGTTTTGGTAAAGTTAACGTGGGGATTTAGAACATGTGCAGATGTAACCGTGAAATAGACTATCCACCAATCCAGAGCTGTTTTGATGATATGCGGAATTTATTAGTCAATACCTTTCACCTCATAGCGAAGAGAAAGCAAACCATTTTGTTGTACAACTAAGTATCAGCAGACTGCATACGGAGAAACAGCAACAGGGAGAGTATCCTATAACGTGTAGAATGGAATACGTATGGATTTCTACCTCTGTGAAGCCATGAGACATGTTTGATTCACCTGAAGCCAATACTGGCGTATGTCAGATTTGTTATGCAATCGTTTTCCACGCTAAGCATTCAAGTACTAGTTTTATGAATTCCAACGCGTTTTTCTTACTGGAACAAGAAAACGGCCTTTGAACTCAAAAAAACTAATAGCCGTATGTACTTAGCGTTAACTTCGCTGTAAGAGCGTACTTAGGTTTCCTGTTGATACCTGCGCGCGAAAAACGCAGTGCAAGAGGTATACTTCCTTTGTGTAACCGTGCTGTGCAAGGATTAACAGTAGTCTTCAGGAACTGTGGTGTAGCTCTAACGCTAGAACTAAAATGTAGTAGTGGCAGGAAGGGTTTGAAGACTAGTACGCCGACAAGCTAAGGTGGGACTGTGTGCTATCGTTGAAGCGTAGCGTTTGTAAGCGTGACACTATTTCTTCAGCTCTGAGCCTTCTAAGAATCTGCAGGAGTGGGATGTCTTTTGGCAATCTCTCCGAGTACACATTCCTCGGGCTGAGGAAAACAAGAGGAGCTGATACACTGTTTTGCGGAATTAACTGATGGAACGAGGTAGGAGAACATGAGGACATTATAGGATTTTGTGAAGTTAAATGGTGGAACGAGGTGGTTCTTGGGGAGACGTTGCAGAGCTTGACAAGACTATTGGGTTTAACCGCAGTGGATAACCGCATCTAGCCGTAGTAAGCATAGTGTGCGAACGCGGGAGCGGCCGCGTAGGCAGCGGGGGCAGCGTAGGCTGCGGGGGCGGCGATGGCCGCCTTAGCCACCAGTGGAGCGGGGGCTGCAGcgtaggcggcgggggcggcgaagGCTGCCTTGGCAACCAAGGGGGCCGCCACTGCAGGCGCTGCGGCGTAGGCGGCAGGGGCGGCGAAGGCTGCCTTCGCTACTAGTGGAGCAGCGACTGCGGGGGCTGCGGCGTAggcagcgggggcggcgtaggcggcgGGTGCCGCATAGGCTGCGGGGGCGGCGAAGGCGGCCTTGGCCACCAGCGGAGCGGCGGCGTAGGCGGCAGGGGCGGCGTAGGCGGCAGGGGCGGCGTAGGCTGCAGGGGTGGCGAAGGCGGCCTTAGCAACCAACGGAGCGGCGACTGCGGGGGCGGCAGCGTAGGCTGCGGGGGCGGCGAAGGCTGCCTTAGCCACCAGAGGGGCGGCGACCGCAGGGGCGGCAGCGTacgcggcgggggcggcgtaggccgcGGCCGGGAAGGTGTAGGCGGCGGCTGCGGGGTAGGcgaggggggcggcggcggcggcagcgaggaAGCCGCGCTTGTCGCGGGGGCGGACTCCCGGCTGCTCGACGGGCTCCGTGTCCTGCGCGGGTGCGGCGGCCTGGGGGCGGGCCTCCGCCTCCGGCTCCAGCTCCTCCCTCTGGGCGGCGGCGctgcccagcagcagcagcacggcgcAAGAGATCACCTGTGGGGAGGAGCGTACATCAGCAGGTCAGGGAGTTAAGAAACGACTGAGGCTAAGGTGTACGAGGCCACATCGCAAAGTAaggtacacattattatggcagggcaAGTGTGAATGCTGCACAAGACTTCAAAGTGACACCGATACATAAAACTGTTTTTCATCATAGTCACGAAAGCTGTGTAAACAGCTAGCAATCAGTCACTTCTTCAACAGTAAAAATCCCCTCCTTTGTCACAGAACATTGTGTGAATGTCCTCACCGTTGGAAAATCTTTTTCGTCGCGGATTTTTTTTTCAGCTTGCCCAAAGACGGAACTCGTAGGGTGCAAGATCAGGATTTCACCCACATCTCTGCGGCCTCACCGTTTCCCTACAGCTGGACGTGATATTGCGTTTTGTCCATATACCGCGAGAATTCCACACTGAATCTATATGCAATTTAGACAGTTTTCCCACACGAATCATACTATCGtgcatacttcaactttggagtacgtttccgctTGCTGCAACGTTTCACTAGCAAACTTTAACATCGCTATGACTGAAGTAACAAATCAAAGTTCgtaccgaggctggattcgaacccaggtcactAGGCAGATGCCTCGATGACCACACCATCGTGGCACAGTGGATTTGTACAACCACAGGAaccctaccctagcacgcctcccttctCAATCCAGATTGCCATTCATGCCTCAGTCCACTTGCTATTCCCCCTGAACTCTAACAGCCCCTCAGCTGTCCTGGaagagcacctcagcatcgaaagaAACGGGGGATCCTACCTGGAACTCAGACATATGTGCTTTAACCAAGTGGAGTTCCTTGTCGttccaatacagctggagagcctctgcagaCGCGCTAGGGTACTTCGTGCAGTCGTGTAGAGCCACTGTACCGTGCTGACGTAGTGAGCAGAAGACCTGGGCACAAATATTCATTTGTCGCTCCGGTCtccatatacaaggtgagtcacctaacgttaccgctggatatatttcgtaaaccacatcaaatactgacgaatcgattccacagaccgaacgtgaggagaggggctagtgtaattggttaatacaaacaataaaaaaatgcacggaagtacgttttttaacacaaacctacgtttttttaaatggaaccccgttagttttgttagcacatctgaacatataaacaaatacgtaatcagtgccgtttgttgcattgtaaaatgttaattacatccggagatattgtaacctaaagttgacgcttgagtaccactccgctgttcgatcgtgtgtatcggaaagcaccgaattacgtagggatccaaagggaacggtgatggaccttaggtagagaagagactcgaacagcacattacgtccacatactaacacctttttattggtctttttcactgacgcacatgtacattaccatgaggggtgaagtacacgtacacacgtggtttccgttttcaattacggaatggaatagagtgtgtcccgacatgtcaggccaatagatcaaCCTTGTAACAGAGGTTTCCCCTTAATTTCTGCGAGGAATCCTGCTTTCTCTCTCCCTTGTCAGAAAACAGAGAGACACAGTTAGTGCTATCTCAGCCATTGTTTAGTATTTTTCTCTATCGGTAACCTCTGGCTTCAGTCATCTTTGGTGGTGTGGTGACGCTTTtgttaacagtgtgtgtgtgtgtgtgtgtgtgtgtgtgtgtgtgtttgtgttttatttttccGAATTTTCTCTGCAAATCGAGGTTTTAAATTCACGTACATGCTGCAGTTTTGCCCTAAAAATGTGTGGTCACCTGTCGAAGTATTCGGCGGTTGTCTATGACGTGACCCGGCTGCatttccgtaagttatttgaatattttaCAGGCCGGGAGAAAATCAGTTCTCACACACAATCTATGTGGATGTAGAACCAATTTCAAAAACATCTCGATGTTGCCTACGAACTCCTTCTTCCGGGCGCTTCCAGAGAACGGCGCCAGATGTACAGTCCTCGTCATGAGGAGCACGCGCAGTGTTTATGTGTGCGCGGAGTAAAGCGTCGGTCACGTGACCCGATTGAGAGTGTGGCCAGGACGCGACGAATTGACGGATGAGCGACAGAGCCGCTTTCCACACATTGCGACAGCCCGGGCTGTCGTGGACTCCAGCGAGAAGCGACACATTTCTTTCACCGCGGGCACGCTACTGGCACCATTCCAATTAGTTGCGGTTCGTGCTTACTCAGCCGTTCAAAAACCGTAAACTCTTCTATAATTTGTCGCTCGGTTTGACTCGGAGTCTCCACAGCAATAGTCATACAGTATCTCATAGACGTAGTCCTGGCAGAGCCAAAAGAGAAAAAAACGTGCTATTAGTGTTTTCTGTGGCCTTGCAGATCGCTTTGATTGTGTGGGCTGGCGAAGTCTACTACGGAAACTAAAATTTTATGGCATTAATGGTATCCCACCTGCATCGATTGAGTTTTCTTGCAGAAAGCAGAGGATAAAATTGACAGATTCTGTCGCAAGAATGAAATTAAAGTGACAATGAGTGCTGTATAATATGTTGCGTCCCACAAGGATCGGTACTGGCTCCACTTTTGTTCTTAACCTATATAAATGATCTTCCAGTGATTTTAGAGTGCAGTTGGAAACTGTAACGTTTGGTGGTTAGAGAAGCAAATCTGTCAGGGGTCCAAACTCAGTCTTACCAGGCACACTTCAAGTGATAGCTGAATACGTCCACAACTAGTTCACATCAAACAGTTTGAGTCTTAATTCTGCAAACATGCATGCTACTCAGTTTAAAACAAGCATAAATAACCCTCCAGTAACGCAAGTAGACGTTTTTAGTCATCTAATAAGTGAGAAACTTTTCGATTCAATTCTTTGGGTTTCAGCGAGATAACAGGTTGTTAGGCAGTTAACACACAGACCTACCAATGAAGAAACACATTTAAGTACATCTTGCTATTAGTCACCTAAAAACAACGTATTTGCTCAGCTGAAGCGAACAGTAATATTACAGGGAAAAGCAAATAAACGTAATCCGTATAATCAAGTAAATACTAAGAGAGCAATAAAAGACATTTCATATAACTGGGGATCCAGCAACTTCTTTTGAAAGTGATACTTTCTTTCTAGTTGACCAGGTCACATTTAAGTGACATAACCACAAACTTTATTAAGTGGTATGGTGAATTCATTCTTAATGAAATGTGCAGATTAAATTCCTAAGAATTCACATCTTTTGTTAATGTGCTCTACATTCATGAAGGTGTTCCTCCTTCATGATATCTGTGGATCGATCACCATGATGAATGGTCACCCATCAGCTACAAAATTTGTACCCAACTTACGtagagcagtgcttcaaacagtggACTAAGGGAGTTCAAATATTGGGCGAAGCAATGTAACACCAAAAATTCAGAAATGACACTAAATATTTGGCTGCGAATGGTGGAATATTTCCACAAAGACGGCGACGGCAGCCCAAGTGGGCTACTGAGTTCGCTAGAGACCCACAAGAGGTAAGATCTACAGTACTGGCAGTTTGCTACTCCACCGGCAAACTGACTCTCCAGTTTGATTCAAATCCACGCACTCTAAGAAGGtcgaagaaaaggaaaaatggaaatgagcgtttggcgtcattggccggggagGCTCATTACGGGgtaggtccagccgccttggtgcagctcttatcacattcgacgcctcattgggcgacctgcgcgccggattgggatgaaatgatgatgaagacaacacaacacccagtccctgagcagagaaaatccccgagccagccaggaatcgaacccgggcccgtcggacggcaatccgtcacgctgactactcagctctCGGGGCGGAAGGTGGAAGAAATGAAAAGACTCATCACCAGCTGTCTGGAAGCTATTCCCAGCTAGCTGCTGTCACTCCAACGACAATTCCAAGGGAGACAATTGCTCACAAATGAAGTTCTCCAAGCGCAAACAACACCCACCATATGGCGTTCTGTCGGCCACGCGAAGGCTGAAATCGAGAAAGCTTCTTCAAAGCAATAgaggagtaggaactaaaatcggCCCAGACTCGAGAATTCAAGAGACGGATGGTACCATCAGAAGAATTAGTCCCAGCGCATTATGAAAAACGGTAAATCTGGAAATCCCTTAAAATATTGCACGCAAGAACAACAGAATCCAAAGTAAATCTCCAAAAATCGGGAGACCAGCTCCTTCTGATCTGTGAAGTCCAAAGAAGCCATCACGTATTTCTACCCTGATTACCCCACCCAGTGCAGCCCAAGGACCTGATAAAGCACCTGACATTCCATGCTTCTACGTTAAACCATCATTCTGTTTTGTAGCATACAATTTGTAATATGTGGCAGCAGAACAGTTTTATCCCCATAACGTTTACTTCTTTTTCTATTTGTATTTATAATGTAGTGCTCCTAAGACGAAAAAAAAACCCGTTAAGTTCTAAGAATCatcatttacattaaaaaacagTATTGACCAGATTTGTTTCATACATACATCTAGATCCACATGACTGCTGCGCAGTTAATACTTTTTGCCTGACAGAGGATTCTCAGAACCACTATCAGACTATTTCTAGACCCTTCCATTGTAGAATATCACGTGGGCAAAATGAACACCTAACTGTTCCCGTACGAGCTCAGACTTCTCTTATTTAATTACGATAGTCccctctccctatgtaggtgagagacaagcaaatattttcgaGTTCGgaagagttagttagttagttggtttggggaaggagaccagacagcgtggtcatcggtctcatcgaataagggaaggatggggaaggaagtcggccgtgccctttcagaggaaccatcccggcatttgcctggagtgatttagggaaatcacggaaaacctaaatcaggatggccggacgcgggatagttCGGAAGAAATATGGTGATTGAAGTGTCGTGAAAACATGTAGCCGTAACAAAAAATGCGTTTGTTTAAATGGTTGCCACCACAACTTGTTTATCGTATCAGTGACTCTCTCTCGCCTACTTTGCGGTAACACTAAACAAGCTGGACTACTTTCAACTTTTCCGATGTCTACCATCAGTCATACATGGAAGGACTCCGTATTACGCACCGTCACTCTAGTAGAGGACGAAAAAGCGTGgcgtatttaatagatctgttgcattttctaagtgttctaccagaaAAAGGCAATCTTTGGTAATTTAATGGTCTCATTTTCAGTACTGATATGGACTGCCCACTTATCACGATCGATATGAAATGAGATGAACAGTTAAGATCAGTAGCACAgaagacggccggccggagtggccgagcggttctaggcgctgcagtttggaacagcgcgaccgctacggtcgcaggttcgaatcctgcctcgggcatggatgtgtgtgttgtccttaggttagttaggtttaactagttctaagttctaggggactgatgacctcagtcccatagtgctcagagccatttgaaccacagaagaCGCCTGGCATGTAAGATTTATTTGCACGGTCGTGTGATAGTACTGTGCGTCTTTTAAAGGACCTATTCAAAGCTACTGTTCCAACATTCTTAGTCTTTATCTAGCACTCGCGACTGTGGTCATGGAATAAATTCTCAGACGCGCCGCCGGAACCGCAAACGTCCGGTTCAGCTGTCACGATTTTTGCACCGTAAGTGTTCGTGGAACTGAAATTGGAGCGTTTAACAGAAAAGTGACCTTCCCACGGAACGGTCTTAGACATTTTAGAGACAAGTATTCGAGGAAGATAGTGTGATAATTCTACTGACTGGACCATATATGTAGCTAATGATAAtgagaatattgttgttgttgtggtcttcagtcctgagactggtttgatgcagctctccatgctactctatcctgtgcaagcttcttcatctcccagtacttactgcaacctacatccttctgaatttgcttagtgtatatatctcttggtctccctctacgattttgaccctccacactgccctccaatgctaaatttgtgatcccctgatgcctcaggggatgtatgtagccatgtatggaagtgaaacatggacgataaatagtttagagaagaagagaggaggaggagattagtgtttaacgtcccgtcgacaacgggatcattagagacggagcgcaagctcgggtgagggaaggatggagaaggaaatcggccgtgccctttcaaaggaaccatcccggcatttccctgaagcgatttacggaaatcacggaaaacctaaatcaggatggccggagacgggattgaaccgtcatcctcccggacaagaagagaatagaagcttttgaaatgtggtgctacagaagaatgctgaagattagatgggtggatcacataactaatgaggaggtattgaatagaattgggaaggagtttgtggcacaacttgactagaatgagAATAAGGTACAGAGATTAGGTTGGGTACCGAGGTACAAAGCAATGTTTCTCACGTTTCAGACGTGGATGAAATAGAACATAGGCTAAAACTAAACTGTCCGAAGAAGCCTCGTAAGACCCTACTgtatcgaccgaccgccatgtcatcctcagatgttaggcgtcactagatgcgaatatggagggacatgtgctcagcacaccgctatcccagccgttgtcagttttcgtgaccggcgctggtgcttctcaatcaagtagctccccaattggcctcacaagggttgagttcACGCTGGGAATAGGACATGGAATCGTTAACATTGGTACATAGAACCATTCATCTTGTATGTAACAGTAGGGCAAGAAGGTAAAAATAGCGCCACTTGATAGCCTTGTGGAGCTGCAGAATTGTGTAAAGTTGTAGAGATTGGCCCCACATATAAATTACGAGAAGTTACAAAGTAATCCCGCTTTCAGCTTGAAGGTTGATTTGAGTACTGCAGTTCCTTTCTGGGCTTCTCCTCCTATAAGAAATGGTACTCCTTTTACTTTCTCTGACATTCGCACTCATTTACCCAGTCAGTCACAGTTAGGCCTGCTCTGAACCCTGGTGAAACTTCAGATGCAATAGGAACGGTAGGTGACAGATAAGATTCTAGAACCAAGTGAAGATTGAACACTGGACCTTACAGGCAGATATGGGTATAAAGATAGGAAGCATTAGTGATACTGCTATAGAGCCTTGTGACAGTGGAGAACTGAACTGCGTAAAATTATCGAGACTGGTCTCAGTGGTGACGCCGAGATGACGACGTTGGCTCTGTTGTGCATGTCATATATAGTAAAAAAGTAATGTTGTATATACAATGGTGCCGTGTGTCGCTGAAGAATTATGTAAAATTGCCGACTGATGTCAAGTATCAGTCTAGGATGTGTTGTACGTTGACGAGCTTCAGAAGACCATATTTGATTTGTTTTATATATATGATACATGAAAGAAGTAATATTGGTCCTATGATAATGACGTGTGACACTGGAGAATTTTTTTCCAGTAGTGGTCCTGTGATAGTGACCTGTAACAATGGAGAACGTATTTCTGTAAAATTACAGAGGTTGATCTCAGACAGCAATTTACGGGAAATTACCTGTGATGAACCGTAGATGGAGCTGTTTGCTCAGTTGTATATATCTGATCTAGTAAGGAAGGAGTAGTGGTCCTATTGCAGAACCTTGTGGCACTACAGAATTTGTGCAGACTTACAGATTGTTCTCAGATATTAATTTACGACTAGGTATCTGCGGTGAATGCCAGACATCAGTCGTCGTTCTGCAATCTGAGTCCGGTGTAGGAAAAACATAATGTTGATTCCACTCTGGTAACTTTTGGCACAGCAGAATTTATGACATCATAGTGATTGGTGTGAGATGCAGTATATAAGAAGTTATATGCTGACGAGCTACAGACGACCATGTTTACTCAGTTGAACTTATGAAACGTGAGAAATAAAATTTGGTATTATTATAGTGCCTTGTGGTAGTGTAGAATCTAATAGTGCAAAGTTCCAGAGACTGATCTCAGAGGGATATCTACAGTAAGTTTTCAGTTGTGACTCATAGATAATGATATATGATCCGTTGTACGTATTTGATGCGGAAAAGAAGTAATGTTGGCCCCGAAATGGTGCCTTGAGGTATTTCAGAAAACACTAATTTGACTGTCGGGGCATTGCATGTAGATCGTGGCTAGTGAGTCAGCCTGTCGGTTATGCAACAGCAGAGTATCGGGCTCGAAGTGTAGACGCATACGTAGCTGCGGACTTACCAGAAAGCGGTTCATGTTGTAGGCGTGGTGGGCGGTGCTGCTGTGG
This genomic window contains:
- the LOC126106710 gene encoding cuticle protein 16.5-like, which codes for MNRFLVISCAVLLLLGSAAAQREELEPEAEARPQAAAPAQDTEPVEQPGVRPRDKRGFLAAAAAAPLAYPAAAAYTFPAAAYAAPAAYAAAPAVAAPLVAKAAFAAPAAYAAAPAVAAPLVAKAAFATPAAYAAPAAYAAPAAYAAAPLVAKAAFAAPAAYAAPAAYAAPAAYAAAPAVAAPLVAKAAFAAPAAYAAAPAVAAPLVAKAAFAAPAAYAAAPAPLVAKAAIAAPAAYAAPAAYAAAPAFAHYAYYG